The window ATCCCAACGGGTCCACATACAAGTGTCAGATGACCGAAACTCTTACCGAGTATATAAGAGAGGAGGTCATCCATGGCCTACGAAGACAGGACCATAACATGCTACGATTGTGGCGCCACTTTCACGTTCAGCGCTGAGGAACAGGAGTTCTTTGCTTCCAAGGGATACGAGAACGACCCCAAGCGCTGTCCCTCCTGTCGTGAGGCAAGGAAAGCGAACCGCCAGAGTACTGGTGGTTACGGTTTCAGGAGCCAGCGACAGATGTTCCCCGCGGTGTGTGCCCAGTGTGGCAAAGACACCGAAGTACCGTTCCAGCCCCGTGAAGGCAGACCGGTATATTGTAGCGATTGCTACAGCAAGATGAGCCTGAACAGGCGATAGTAGTAACCTGCATTTTAAGAAACGCATGGACCAGGTACCTGGTCCATGCGTTTCACTTTCTGCTCCCTGAAGTCTGTCCGGGTAAGCCTATGGTTGTTGTCAGGTCAGGATTACTTGCCGGCGTATTCTGGGGATTAGTCACCGGTCGGCATCTCAGGGGGTGCGAACGACCATGCGATGTACATGCCGTACAGCCTCATCCCCCGCCGTACTTTTTCCTCAGGGCGGGTTTTTCTATCTTACCGGTCGGGTTACGCGGTACTTTATCGAAAAAGAATCGGCGTGGCCGTTTATAGCGGGGCAAATGCTCTTCGCAGAAGGCCAGAACATCGTCTGCGGTGAGGGTCTCACCGGGGTTTGGGTCGATTACGGCTACGGCTATCTCTCCCAGTCTTTCGTCAGGGATACCGATTACGGCAACGTCGTAGACCCCGGGATGACTCTGGATGATGTCCTCAACTTCTACCGGATAGATATTCTCACCGCCAGTAATCACCACGTCCTTCTTCCGGTCGGTCAGGTAGATGAAACCGTCATCGTCCATCCTAGCGATATCGCCGGTGTATAGCCAGCCGTTTCTCAGGGTCTCGGCTGTCCTGGCCGGATTCTTGTGGTACTCCTTCATCACACCATCGCCCCTGACGAGCAGCTCTCCGTTCTCTCCGGGGGCAACATCGTTGCCCTGTTCACCGACTATTCGTACCTGCCAGCCTTCTCCAGCCTTACCGATTGCACCTACCTTGTGCTCGTTCTCTATTCCGAGATGGACGCACCCCGGTCCGGTCGCTTCACTCAGACCGTAGTTGGTATCGTACTGCATTGCCGGGAAATACTCTTTCCAGCGTCGCACCAGACTGGGAGGCACTGGTTGGGCTCCGATGTGCATCAGCCGCCAGCAACTCAGGTCGTAGTCCTCAATCCTGAGTTCTCCACGGTCCAGTGCACCGAGGATATCCTGCGCCCACGGTACCAGCAGCCAGACGATTGTCCCTCTCTCGCTGTCCACGGCCTCAAAGATGCTCTGCGGGTTAACCTCGGTTAATATGGTAGCCCTGCCCCCGACGAGCAGGCTACCGAACCAGTGCATCTTAGCGCCGGTGTGGTATAGCGGTGGGATGAGAACGAAGTTATCTTCGTGCCGTTGATAATGGTGGCGCTGCTCGGTTATTGCGGCGAACTCCATGTTGCGGTGAGTGAGCACAATTGGCTTCGGGTCACCGGTGGTCCCGGAGGTGAAGTACAGACCGCAGGTGTCGTCATCTCCCAGCGGCACGTCCAATGATTGGGAAGACGCCTCGGCAATAAGGGCCTCGAGGTCTTCCATGCCATCGGGCAGGTCCTGCCCGACAAACAGGTAGTCCCTGATGGTGGACAGATGCGTGCGGATTTCGGCTATCCTGTCGATAAACTCCTCTCCGAGGACCATTGCCCTCGCCTCGGAGATATCAACGCAATACCGGATGTCCTTCGCACTGAACCGGAAGTTGAGCGGGACCGCCCAGGCACCGGTGCGGATGATACCGAAATAGGCTTCCAGCCAGGCTACCGAGTTCATCATCAGGTGAATGACGCGGTCACCCTTGTCGATACCTCTCTCGGTGAGCACACACGCTATCCGGTTCGCTCTATCATTGAATTCCTTCCAGGTAACCTGACGTCTTATCCCCTGGCTGGGCTTCAGCTCGATGAGGGCAGTCTCATCCGGGTACTCCCCGGCATTCCTTTCGAGCATATCAACTATGGTCATTGACCGGTAAACCTCCGGTGGCCCTGATTAATTTGGCGCTGCTATGGACCTGCCAGGCCGGGCAGGAATGTGGCTATTTTGGGCCAGGCTATCAGTATTGCTACGGCAATAATAAGAGCGCCGAGGAAGGGGAATATCCCCTTGAAGATGGTCTCCAGGGGCACGTCCTTGGCAATCCCCTTGATGACATAGACGTTTATACCCACTGGTGGTGTGATTACGCCCATCTCCGTTACCAGTACAATTATCACACCAAACCAGATGGGGTCAAACCCCAGAGTCATCACCAGCGGGTAGATAATAGGTATGGTGAGGGTAATCAGGGCGAGGGCATCCATGAAAAAGCCACCCAGCAGGTACATGAGGATTATTATGGCCATGATGGCCGTTGTTGGTAACGGCAGCCCGCCCACCCACTCGGCCAGCATGAAGGGGATTCTGGTCACGGCAATGAAGTGTCCGAAGAGGACAGCCCCGGTGATGATAACAATAACCTGACAGGTGACCTTCAGCGCATCTGTAACGGCAAAGCGGAATCCCTCCCAGGTGATCTGACGCCGAGATAGTCCGATGAGCAGCGCACCGGCAGCACCGACTGCTCCTGCCTTGGTCGGGTCAAACCATCCCAGGAAGAGCCCGCCCATTACCAGAGCAAAGAGGATGAGCATCTCGGTGGTGCTGCCAAGTCCGGCAATCTTCTCCCGCCACGTGGTCGGTTTTCCGGCCGGTGCCAGCGAAGGGTTACGCCAGCATAACAGAAAAACTACGGTTATAAAGAGCACCGCCAGCAACAGACCCGGGAAGACCCCCGCCATAAAGAGCTTCCCGATGGACTGCTCCGTAAGTATCCCGTAGACGATGAATATGGTGCTTGGCGGAATGAGGATACCGAGGCTACCGGCTGCGGCAACACTACCCGTCGCCAGTGAGTCATCACAGCCGTAGCGCTTCATCTCCGGCAGGGAGACACGGCCCATGGCTGCCGCGGTTGCCGTGGTTGACCCACAAATGGCGGCGAAGCCGGCGCAGCCGGCAATGGTTGCCATGACAAGACCACCACGCACCTGGCCAAAGAGCTTGTGACTGGCGTCATAGAGTCTGCGACTCATACCTGTGGTATAGGCCAGGGAGCCCATTAGCATAAACATCGGGATGACGGTAAGCGAATAGGACGAGAACTGCTCGAAGAAGTCCAGTGCAAGGCGGCTCAATCCAACGTCCGGCGATACCAGTAAGGCATAGCCGACCAGCCCGACGAATGCCATGGCGAATCCGACCGGCATCCCGACGAGCATGATGGCAACCAGGGCGACAACGCCGATAATGCCTGCTATGACGGGATTCACTTCTTCACCACTTGTAGAATTGCCCGCAGCAACTGGCTCAGCATCACCAGGCAGACAGGGATACAGCAGAAGGCTATGGCGTAAATGAAGGGGTGGAACGGGATTCGCTGGGTCATCGAGACCTGGCCGGTAGTCTGGACAATGCGGGCATATTCAAAGCTCCGCCAGGCGAGTAGCGCGAACAGACCGAGGCCGAGTAGAGATACGAAGGCAGAAACAGCCGACTGTACCCGTGGCGGCATTCGAGTCGTGAAGAACTCTACCTGGACATGGCCGCGCTCTAACAGTGTATAGCTGAGGGCAAAGGCCGTTACCAGTACCCCGAGGTAGCCGACTATCTCAATTGCTCCGGGTACCGGCTGGCTGAAGAGCTTGATGCCGACGATATCGGCAATGGTGATTGCCAGCATGCCCACGAGGGCGATACCGGCAATCACGGTCACCCAGCGTGATGATTTATCGGCAAACCTCTCAAGGCGCTCAACTATCCGTGACATAACTCCATATAACCAACAGGGTGCCCGTGGCAGATTACCTGCTGCGGACACCCTGACTTGCTGCTATCTGCCGGTTGACTAGTCTTGCGGAAGGAGTGGTACCAGCTCATCCTCAACCCACTGGGCACTCTGTTCAGCTGTCGGTGTCCGGCTGCCCCAGTAGGCAACTCGCTCCAGTATGTAGGCCTGATACTCGGCCGCGCTTAATCCCGCTTCTGTCTTATCAGCTATATACTGCTCAATCAGTGGGTCTACTGCCACCTCTACCCAGCGGGCCATTTCTGCTTCAGGAAGCTCGATAACCTCCCGGTCACCACCGAGGCTCAGGAAGTAGTCAATGCCGGCCTTATCGTAGTAGTCCCAGACCTGGCCGTGCTTCAAAATCCATTCTTCACTGACATCGCTGAAAACCTTCTGAACGTCGACCGGCAGGGAATCCCACTTGTCCTTGTTCATAACCACGAACATCATGGTCGTGTTGCCGACATCGTAGCAGCCGGTCACGTATTTCACTACATCGGCCTGTTTCCACCCCTTGAGAACCTCCCGAGGTGTGAAACTACCGTTGACGACGTTCTTGGAGAGCATCTCATAAGCCTCCCCCTGGGAGGCGCCGTAGCCCTCCGCTCCGAGGGCCTCTACAATACTGGCACCAATACCGGTGGACCTTATTACCAGGCCCTTGAGGTCTTCCATGGTGCGTACGGCTTTCTCGGTGGTGAAGATGACTCCGGGACCATGCGCGTGGAAGTAGAGGGGGTGGGTATCATCGAGCTCGGCAGGCTTGAACTCCTGGTAGAAGTCGTTGGCGACCCTGGTAGCCACCCACCCATTAGGGTAGGCATGTGGCAGGTCAACCAATTCGCAGGCTGGGAAGCGCCCGGGCGTGTAGGCGAAGACGGACATGGCGATATCGGCAATGCCCTGGACCACGCCGTCATAGGTCTGCGGTGCAGATACCAGCGAACCGCCGGGGTAGTAGGTTATCTTGACCTTTCCGTCAGTCCTGCTCTCGACCTCTTTTATCCACTCCTCCGCCAGTATGGAGTGCAGGTGGGTGGGTGGGAAAAAGTTACTGTAGGTTAGCTCAATCGTCTCAAGTGGCTGTTCTTCGCTCTGGCAGCCCGGTAACACACATAGAGCCACTACCAGGGATACCAGAATTACCAGGGTATTTTTCTTCACCGGTTCAACCTCCGACAATAGAATCGCAGTTCTTAGACCTGACCGGACATCAGTCCCCATTCAAAGAGGCCTCCCGGATGGGAGGACTTCACGTGCGATGACGCTTCCAGCACGCTCGGTACACTGTATCACAACCCACTACGGCAGGTCAAAGCTGACCCGGAGCCTGCTGCAAGTTGTCAGCCATCCGTATCACCGAGCATAATCTGCCGATATAGGAGAAGGTATGGTGTGAAACAGATTACCAGGGTGTTTCACGTTCCTTAAGGGTCTCGATGAGATCAGCGATAGTTATCGCCGCCAGTGTCAGTGTCTGGTACATCCCGCGGGCACTGAGCCGTATTGCCAGCTTGGCGATCGCCTCATTGCTGGGGGCCTCCACGATATTGACGAAGTCGTACTGCCCCAGAAGGGCGTACTGGTCAATGATTTTTACCCCCATGAGCTCCATCTCTTTGTTGATTCCCTGGAGGGCTTCGGGGTCTTCCTGGATGGCCTTCCTGCCGGCGTCAGTTAGCGTGGTGAGCATAAGGTAGACGGACATTTCTTACCTCCCTGGATAGGGTCTCTGCGGGATTCCAGCAGGAATCCCGCCAGTATTATAGCAGGTCTGGCATACCGGTGTATCAATGCCGGGCTGCGAGTATGCGTACTAAAGTGAGTCCAGATTCAGAATGCCCACCTCAGGAGTGCTAGTGTAGTGCTTCCTATATATCGTTATTTTGTATGACGATGCTGATTCCAAACCCTTAATAAGGACGGCTCGACTGGGACCTACTTTCGAAGTCTCGGCAAACTAACGTACCGTTAGAAGCACTACACTAGCTCTATCGACGGATTTCCACGTCTTTGCGAGCGATCCTGCTGGTAAAGCCAGCAGGCCGAAGCGAGCGCCACTGAGTCCAGTGGCGCGCAATCTCACCTCCATTTCCATAGATTGCGGCAATCCCGTAGGGATTGCGTGTCCTTCCAGAGAAGGACCATGTCGCCTCCGGCTCCTCGCAATGACAGGTAAGGTCTCCCCCAAAGAATCGACGGGTCAGGGGAGTACGCGTACTAAAGTACGCATACTATTGCACATCATTCCGGTTGTGCTATAATATCAGACGAACGCTTACTGACGCTATAACAAAGGAGGTGTAGTTATGACAGAAGACTCGGTAATTACGGATGAGATGAAGGCCGCTATCGGCGTGGAATCGGAACCCTCCGTATACGAGATTGAGAAGGAACCGATAAGACGGTGGGCGGAATCAATCGGTGACCCCAATCCACTCTACCGTGATGAAGAATACGCCAGGAGCAAGGGGTACCGCAGTATCATTGCACCACCGGGCTTTATGGCCCAGTACGCCTTCCCCGTCAAGGCTGGCGGCGGACGGCGTAGTTTCCAGAGCCCGTTTACGCGTATGCTTAACGGCGGTAATGATTACGAGTTCTTCAAGACGATACAGGCAGGCGATACCATATCCGCTACTGGCAAGCTCGCCGAAATCCGCGAGAGAACAGGCGGCATGGGCAAGATGCTAATCATCATCAATGAGACCACCTTTAAGAACCAGGGCGGAGAGATAGTCGCCAAGGCACGCAGCACTGGCATCAGCTACTAACTGCCGGGAAGGAAAGGAGAAGGAAATGGCTGAACAGCTTTACTTTGAAGACGTACAGGAAGGAACAGAGGTAACCCCACTGGCGAAGAACGCCACCACCCAGCAGCTGGTACGCTGGGCCGGGGCCTCCGGAGACTTCTATCAGATACACTACGACAAGGACTTCGCCCTGGGCAATAACCTGCCCGGATTAATCATTCACGGAGCCTTGAAGAGCGCCTGGCTGGGCCAGCTCGTCGGAGATTGGGCCGGTAATGAGGGTATAATAAAGAGCTACGGCTGCAGCTACCGCGGCATGGACATCCCCAATGACGCTCTCACCTGCAAAGGTGTGGTGACCAAGAAGCATGTTGAGGGTAACGAGCATATCGTGGAGTGTGATATCTGGCTGGAGAACTCCAAGGGTGAAAAGACTACACCCGGCACCGCCGTGGTCGTTCTCCCCTCGAAGAGCTAGCTGCCGTCAGTACTTTTGGTCTGACTGACACTACGAATTCAATAATTACGGGTCAACAAGAAGGTTGTCGGACTGTCCCGACATCATCGTCAGGGCTGCCGGCAACCTTTGCATTCTTAGAACCTGTCCTCCAGGCTTTTACGGCGAAATACGTGACCCCAGTTTTCCGCCTTGCCCCGCATCTCCTTCAACCGTGGGATATACCTGATAAGCGGTATCAGCAACAGCACCACGGAGAAAACGATTAGCTCCCACCTGTCATATTTCAACCAGCCGACAAACGGGAAACAGAGCAGTGGCAGACTATAGCTAAAAGTGGGATAGCGTGTTAGCAGCAGAGTCAGCCCGAAGATACCAAGGTAAATTGGTATGCCCCACGGCATTACGAAGAACAGGATACCAATACAGGTTGCGCCTCCCTTACCACCACTAAAGCGCAGAAAGACCGGGAAACTGTGGCCTAGAACAGCGGCTCCACCGGCGAGGAACTGCACTATCTCCGGCACGCCAAAGGCGCCAGCCACCGCGACTGCGGCAGCCCCTTTCCCCATATCAATCGCCAGGACAAGGGCACCCCACCAGAAGCCAACGTTATAGAAGACATTCATCGCACCCATGTTCCGGGTACCTATCTCACGAATATCCGTTCCTTTCCTCAGCCGACCGATAAGGTATGCCGAGGGAATGGAGCCGAACAGATAGGCAATCACCAGCGCCAGAGCAATGAGGACACCTTCCACTCCACTACCCCCTATTCACCTTTTTTACCGGGAAATCTGGTACTACGACCTCTTTCTTTCCCAACCTTTGCGTGCATTGAGGATAGACTATACGGCATTTACCTGTCAATAAAGTTCCCGGCCGGAGATTGACAACAGCGTGCCATGAATATATTGTTATTGACAGGAGCGCTTCCCCAGAGCATTCGAAATTAATTTGAAGGCTCTTAACAGGGGCATAGAACTGGCAAAGAGTTAGGCCGGAAAATCACAACAAGTCTCATGTATTTCGACAAGGAGGGGACTCTATGACTGAGAAGGTCGAGTGTGCCAGGTGTGACAAAGTAGTGTGTGGCAGCGAGCATTCTCAAGAAGGACCATCAAACTGCCCGACCAGGACAAAGTCAGAGGTTATCAATCGAGCATTGCAGGAATACGACAAGCCGGAGATAAGGGAGTTTGCCCGGCAGGCGTCGATTCAAGAGTCTGAGTGCTACATGAACCTCCCCGAGGGCCTTACTACCCGTTACCCGAGGGTAGAGGAGACAGCGCAGTTCGCCAGGAAGATGGGCTACAAGAAGCTTGGTATTGCCTTCTGCGACGGCCTGAGGGGTGAGGCCGAAACACTAAACACAATCCTGGAGAGGAGAGGCTTCGATGTTGTGTCCGTTTGCTGCAAGGCAGGCGGCATACCCAAAGAGAGGATAGGCATCAAGGACGAGGAAAAGATAATAAGCAAGTTTAGAGGCCCAGGTAATTGGGAATCGATGTGTAGCCCCATATCCCAGGCTGAAATATTAAACGACGAGGGCACGGAGTTCAACGTGCTGGTGGGACTTTGTGTAGGGCATGATTCGCTGTTCTTCAAGTACTCCCAGGCCCCGGTGACCGTGCTGGTGGCCAAGGACAGGGTCTTCGGTCATAACCCGGTGGCAGGTCTGTATCTCTCCCCTTCGGTCTACTATCGCAAGCTACGGCGCAAGGAGACCGTTTAAGGCGGGGAAGAAGTGGGTACGAGCTGTCGGAGTAGTCCGCTGGCACCCATCGGGTCATTGCCTGGAATGCTCCGAAGATTCACAGACCCGGTATCATTATTGAACCATCTGTCTTCTTGCAGACCAGGAGACTGCCGATATGTTGAACTCTATCTTTGCCACTTGCCAAGGGACATCCGATACAGCAGGTAGTCAAAGGAGTTCCCCGCTAGGTTGCCCAGCCGAACCATCCGGAGCACCAGGTCAACGGCTTCCGCCTTTTCAACACCATATGTCTCCTGCAGCTTCAGAACGGCCTCGGGGCCAGGATTAGCATTGGATTCAGCCCAGTGCTGTGCATAGATGACGGCCAAGCCCTCTTCCTTGGGACAGACGTCAGTATCTCCCGATAATAGCTGGCCGATTTCTTCCTGGGTAACCCCGCTTTTCAAAGCCTGCCTGGTATGAAAGTAGGAACAATAGCGACAGCCGTCTACTGCCGTTACAGCGAGCATGAGCCTTTCCTGGAAAGCTGGTGATATCAGTTCCTTACTCTTTAATTCCCTCAGTCGTTTCCTGTGCCTGATAAGAAAGCACAGATCAGCGAAGAATTCCCTGATGCTGCCATATGTTCTTTTCTTGAATCTCATGGCCGACACTGTTGACCTCAGCTAATGAGAACAGGATGAAGAATACAGAATATGTATAATGACAGTATAGTATCAACGATTACAGAAAGTCATCCCGGGGAGGGAGAGAAGCCATTTCTGCTCCTATCACACCCCGTCGCATTTTGCAGTTACTGCGTTCGCCCGGGCATCCTTTACTACACGGCACGACACGCTGAAAATGTCGTTTGCTCAACTCCCCCGGCCGGATTGACTCCGTGTAGTAGTGTCTGTATGATTCAAGATGCATTCCCCGTTTCATGTAGCAGGACTTACGAAGCGAGCGAGACTGAACGGCTACGGAAGGATTCTCTGGGCTTAAGCACGCTATGCTGATGTTTGCGGTAACGGAGAGCTAACGGCTGTGATTGCACGACGTCGCTTGACTTGCCAGGGCACGGTCCAACTGCTTGAGATGGTCAAGAAGTAACCTCGCCCATGGTTTCATTGGGATTGGGTTTGTATCAGACAGTATCAGGCAATACGCTCTCGATGAGAGCAGCAAGGGAGGTAAGTACCGGTGAATCTGAAGGACAGGTACGCCATTGTTGGCGTGGGCTATACCCCGCAGGGACGCGTGCCCAACAGGACAGCCTTGAGCTTTCATGTAGAAGCAGTCAGCAATGCCATCAAAGACGCCGGATTGGGTAAGGACGACATCGATGGTCTGATATGCTATCGTCACTTCCCTTCTCTTGGCGGCGAACCTGATGTAACACCCTACCTGGTGGCACAGCAACTCGGACTGGCCCCTAACGTAATGAGCCAGGAAGCCAATTGTGCCCGGAGCCAGCTTCTCAATGCCCTGGGCTGGCTTGAAGCAGGACTGTGCAACTATGCAGTCATCTCATATGCCCACAACCCACTCTCGGGAGGGCGTTTCTTCGGACAGCGGATAGAGGACCACAATAAGGCGGTCTTCGGACAGTTCGGGGCAACATCCGGCTATGCCATGGCTGCACGAAGAGCCATGCACACCTTCAAGACCGGTCCGGAAACATGGAAGCATATTGCCGCAGGTCAGAGGAAGTGGGCCAATCTCAACCCGATGGCCATGATGCATGACCGCACGATGACCTTTGAGGACTACTACAGCTCCAGGTGGGTGGTGGAGCCGCTGAGACTCTTCGATAACTGCCTGGTTACTGACGGCGGTCGTGCCTGTGTGATAACCTCTGTTGAGCGGGCTCGTGACTTGAGACATCCGGTGGTCGCCATTATGGGAATAGGGCAGCACAACCCGTCCTGTGAGATTGAGCAGGCAACCAATATGGCTGGCCCTACCGGTGCGAAGATATCGGGGATGACAGCACTGTCAATGGCCGGGATTACAGTGGATGATATCGATGCCTGCGAGATATACGACTGTTTCACCTACACGGTAGAGATTACACTACAGGACTACGGTTTCTTCGGACCCGGGGAGGGTGAGGATTGGTTCAAAAACGGCACTATCGAGCCGGGCGGCAGCATGCCGGTCAATACGTCCGGCGGTCAACTCTCGGAGGCTTACTTCATGGGCCTGACGCAGCTCACGGAAGCGACCATGCAGTTGATGGGCAGGTGTGGGGAGAGACAGTTGGGGCCCAGGACCGACACCAGGACGCCTGAAATTTTGCTATGCAGTGATAACGGTGGCATACTCCAGACCCACGCGACCGCCATCCTAAGGAGGTTGTAGTCTAAAAATGACCTATCAGAAACCGTTACCTCAGCCGAATGCCGATGACAGGTTCTTCTGGGATGGTTGCCGGGAGCACAGGCTGCTGTTTCAGAAGTGTCTCAATTGTGGTCTGGTTCGCTGGCCGCCTTCAATACTCTGCCCCAACTGCCACTCTCATGATACTGAGTTGGTACAAGCCACCGGGAAGGGCACGGTGTACACCTATGCTATCTACCACCAGGCGTATCATCCAGGATTTGAGGGCGAGGTGCCCTATGTAACCGCAGTGATTGGACTTGAGGAAGGGCCTCATTTCCTCAGCAACCTTGTTGGCTGCGAACCCCACGAGATTGAGTGCGATATGCCCGTGGAAGTAGTCTGGGAAGACATCACCGGGGAATTCAGTCTTCCCAGGTTCAGGCCGAGGTCATAGTTCCCACTGGTACTCAGTTGCAGAAATACCAGGTAGTATGTTCCGCAGGGTGAGACCCTTCGGCTTCGGCCTGCTGGCAAAGCCAGCAGGTAAACTCAGGGTGACACGTAATCATGAATGATTTCACCTGCAAACTGGTCACCAGTGACATGGAACTCCAGAGTGCCTTTGGTGTCAGGCGACTGGTCTTTGTCCAGGAGCAGGGTGTCGCTGAAGCCCTTGAGTATGACGGCCTTGACGGCGAAGCGTTGCACGTTATTGCTAGAAACAGGGATATAGTCGTTGGTACGGCCAGGGTCAGATTTCCGACCCACAACCAGGCGAAGATAG is drawn from Dehalococcoidales bacterium and contains these coding sequences:
- a CDS encoding AMP-binding protein, translating into MTIVDMLERNAGEYPDETALIELKPSQGIRRQVTWKEFNDRANRIACVLTERGIDKGDRVIHLMMNSVAWLEAYFGIIRTGAWAVPLNFRFSAKDIRYCVDISEARAMVLGEEFIDRIAEIRTHLSTIRDYLFVGQDLPDGMEDLEALIAEASSQSLDVPLGDDDTCGLYFTSGTTGDPKPIVLTHRNMEFAAITEQRHHYQRHEDNFVLIPPLYHTGAKMHWFGSLLVGGRATILTEVNPQSIFEAVDSERGTIVWLLVPWAQDILGALDRGELRIEDYDLSCWRLMHIGAQPVPPSLVRRWKEYFPAMQYDTNYGLSEATGPGCVHLGIENEHKVGAIGKAGEGWQVRIVGEQGNDVAPGENGELLVRGDGVMKEYHKNPARTAETLRNGWLYTGDIARMDDDGFIYLTDRKKDVVITGGENIYPVEVEDIIQSHPGVYDVAVIGIPDERLGEIAVAVIDPNPGETLTADDVLAFCEEHLPRYKRPRRFFFDKVPRNPTGKIEKPALRKKYGGG
- a CDS encoding carboxymuconolactone decarboxylase family protein, with protein sequence MRFKKRTYGSIREFFADLCFLIRHRKRLRELKSKELISPAFQERLMLAVTAVDGCRYCSYFHTRQALKSGVTQEEIGQLLSGDTDVCPKEEGLAVIYAQHWAESNANPGPEAVLKLQETYGVEKAEAVDLVLRMVRLGNLAGNSFDYLLYRMSLGKWQR
- a CDS encoding Zn-ribbon domain-containing OB-fold protein, which encodes MTYQKPLPQPNADDRFFWDGCREHRLLFQKCLNCGLVRWPPSILCPNCHSHDTELVQATGKGTVYTYAIYHQAYHPGFEGEVPYVTAVIGLEEGPHFLSNLVGCEPHEIECDMPVEVVWEDITGEFSLPRFRPRS
- a CDS encoding glycerol-3-phosphate acyltransferase translates to MEGVLIALALVIAYLFGSIPSAYLIGRLRKGTDIREIGTRNMGAMNVFYNVGFWWGALVLAIDMGKGAAAVAVAGAFGVPEIVQFLAGGAAVLGHSFPVFLRFSGGKGGATCIGILFFVMPWGIPIYLGIFGLTLLLTRYPTFSYSLPLLCFPFVGWLKYDRWELIVFSVVLLLIPLIRYIPRLKEMRGKAENWGHVFRRKSLEDRF
- a CDS encoding TRAP transporter small permease; protein product: MSRIVERLERFADKSSRWVTVIAGIALVGMLAITIADIVGIKLFSQPVPGAIEIVGYLGVLVTAFALSYTLLERGHVQVEFFTTRMPPRVQSAVSAFVSLLGLGLFALLAWRSFEYARIVQTTGQVSMTQRIPFHPFIYAIAFCCIPVCLVMLSQLLRAILQVVKK
- a CDS encoding thiolase family protein, producing the protein MNLKDRYAIVGVGYTPQGRVPNRTALSFHVEAVSNAIKDAGLGKDDIDGLICYRHFPSLGGEPDVTPYLVAQQLGLAPNVMSQEANCARSQLLNALGWLEAGLCNYAVISYAHNPLSGGRFFGQRIEDHNKAVFGQFGATSGYAMAARRAMHTFKTGPETWKHIAAGQRKWANLNPMAMMHDRTMTFEDYYSSRWVVEPLRLFDNCLVTDGGRACVITSVERARDLRHPVVAIMGIGQHNPSCEIEQATNMAGPTGAKISGMTALSMAGITVDDIDACEIYDCFTYTVEITLQDYGFFGPGEGEDWFKNGTIEPGGSMPVNTSGGQLSEAYFMGLTQLTEATMQLMGRCGERQLGPRTDTRTPEILLCSDNGGILQTHATAILRRL
- a CDS encoding MaoC/PaaZ C-terminal domain-containing protein, whose amino-acid sequence is MAEQLYFEDVQEGTEVTPLAKNATTQQLVRWAGASGDFYQIHYDKDFALGNNLPGLIIHGALKSAWLGQLVGDWAGNEGIIKSYGCSYRGMDIPNDALTCKGVVTKKHVEGNEHIVECDIWLENSKGEKTTPGTAVVVLPSKS
- a CDS encoding TRAP transporter substrate-binding protein, giving the protein MGTDVRSGLRTAILLSEVEPVKKNTLVILVSLVVALCVLPGCQSEEQPLETIELTYSNFFPPTHLHSILAEEWIKEVESRTDGKVKITYYPGGSLVSAPQTYDGVVQGIADIAMSVFAYTPGRFPACELVDLPHAYPNGWVATRVANDFYQEFKPAELDDTHPLYFHAHGPGVIFTTEKAVRTMEDLKGLVIRSTGIGASIVEALGAEGYGASQGEAYEMLSKNVVNGSFTPREVLKGWKQADVVKYVTGCYDVGNTTMMFVVMNKDKWDSLPVDVQKVFSDVSEEWILKHGQVWDYYDKAGIDYFLSLGGDREVIELPEAEMARWVEVAVDPLIEQYIADKTEAGLSAAEYQAYILERVAYWGSRTPTAEQSAQWVEDELVPLLPQD
- a CDS encoding DUF1847 domain-containing protein; the encoded protein is MTEKVECARCDKVVCGSEHSQEGPSNCPTRTKSEVINRALQEYDKPEIREFARQASIQESECYMNLPEGLTTRYPRVEETAQFARKMGYKKLGIAFCDGLRGEAETLNTILERRGFDVVSVCCKAGGIPKERIGIKDEEKIISKFRGPGNWESMCSPISQAEILNDEGTEFNVLVGLCVGHDSLFFKYSQAPVTVLVAKDRVFGHNPVAGLYLSPSVYYRKLRRKETV
- a CDS encoding TRAP transporter large permease, with the protein product MNPVIAGIIGVVALVAIMLVGMPVGFAMAFVGLVGYALLVSPDVGLSRLALDFFEQFSSYSLTVIPMFMLMGSLAYTTGMSRRLYDASHKLFGQVRGGLVMATIAGCAGFAAICGSTTATAAAMGRVSLPEMKRYGCDDSLATGSVAAAGSLGILIPPSTIFIVYGILTEQSIGKLFMAGVFPGLLLAVLFITVVFLLCWRNPSLAPAGKPTTWREKIAGLGSTTEMLILFALVMGGLFLGWFDPTKAGAVGAAGALLIGLSRRQITWEGFRFAVTDALKVTCQVIVIITGAVLFGHFIAVTRIPFMLAEWVGGLPLPTTAIMAIIILMYLLGGFFMDALALITLTIPIIYPLVMTLGFDPIWFGVIIVLVTEMGVITPPVGINVYVIKGIAKDVPLETIFKGIFPFLGALIIAVAILIAWPKIATFLPGLAGP
- a CDS encoding GYD domain-containing protein, coding for MSVYLMLTTLTDAGRKAIQEDPEALQGINKEMELMGVKIIDQYALLGQYDFVNIVEAPSNEAIAKLAIRLSARGMYQTLTLAAITIADLIETLKERETPW
- a CDS encoding zinc-ribbon domain containing protein, whose product is MAYEDRTITCYDCGATFTFSAEEQEFFASKGYENDPKRCPSCREARKANRQSTGGYGFRSQRQMFPAVCAQCGKDTEVPFQPREGRPVYCSDCYSKMSLNRR
- a CDS encoding MaoC family dehydratase N-terminal domain-containing protein — protein: MTEDSVITDEMKAAIGVESEPSVYEIEKEPIRRWAESIGDPNPLYRDEEYARSKGYRSIIAPPGFMAQYAFPVKAGGGRRSFQSPFTRMLNGGNDYEFFKTIQAGDTISATGKLAEIRERTGGMGKMLIIINETTFKNQGGEIVAKARSTGISY